In a single window of the Luteibacter rhizovicinus DSM 16549 genome:
- the purE gene encoding 5-(carboxyamino)imidazole ribonucleotide mutase — MTSNEVNEANAPRVGVVMGSRSDWETMEHASTTLTRMGIVHEVRVVSAHRTPDLLFDYADGARGRGIQVIIAGAGGAAHLPGMIAAKTALPVFGVPVQSKALNGMDSLLSIAQMPAGIPVGTLAIGRAGATNAALLAASVLALHDTAVAAALDAFRAEQTRTVLDNPDPRSPDPRS, encoded by the coding sequence ATGACTTCCAACGAGGTGAACGAGGCGAACGCACCGCGCGTTGGCGTGGTGATGGGCTCGCGTTCGGACTGGGAAACGATGGAGCACGCCTCGACCACGCTGACCCGCATGGGCATCGTGCACGAGGTTCGCGTGGTCTCGGCCCACCGTACGCCGGACCTCCTGTTCGACTACGCCGATGGCGCCCGTGGTCGTGGCATCCAGGTCATCATCGCGGGCGCCGGTGGCGCCGCCCATCTTCCCGGCATGATCGCCGCCAAGACGGCACTGCCCGTGTTCGGCGTGCCGGTGCAATCCAAGGCCCTCAACGGCATGGACTCCCTGCTGTCGATCGCCCAGATGCCGGCCGGCATCCCCGTCGGCACCCTGGCCATCGGCCGCGCTGGCGCGACCAACGCGGCCCTGCTCGCCGCCTCGGTACTCGCCCTGCACGACACCGCGGTCGCCGCTGCCCTGGATGCGTTCCGCGCCGAGCAGACCCGTACCGTCCTCGACAATCCCGATCCCCGCTCGCCGGATCCGCGCTCGTGA
- a CDS encoding 5-(carboxyamino)imidazole ribonucleotide synthase — MLSLAAAPLGVRTLVVDGSADACAGQVSELVVADWNDDEALEAFAARVDVVTFDFENVPAATAERLAGLTNVFPNPGALSVAQDRLAEKTLFRASGLNTPDFEPVDNRDDLVRAVARIGAPAILKTRRLGYDGKGQFRLKTADDIDAAWAALGEAAASVGLILEAFVPFDRELSVVAVRGRDGAFRTWPLTRNWHVDGVLSLSLAPAPGTSDALEQAAISHARTIAETLDYVGVFALELFVCGAELLGNEMAPRVHNSGHWTIEGAHTSQFENHVRAVLGLPLGDTGVRGASAMLNWIGDMPDPTPVLMVADGHWHDYGKEARPGRKVGHATLCAPDAGSLRTKLAAAGAALGRDEQVAPAVDLLG; from the coding sequence ATGCTTTCGCTCGCCGCCGCTCCCCTGGGTGTGCGTACCCTCGTGGTCGATGGCTCGGCTGACGCCTGCGCCGGGCAGGTCAGTGAGCTGGTCGTCGCGGACTGGAACGACGATGAGGCGCTGGAAGCCTTCGCTGCTCGCGTGGACGTGGTCACGTTCGATTTCGAGAACGTACCTGCCGCCACTGCCGAGCGCCTGGCCGGCCTCACCAACGTGTTCCCGAACCCGGGCGCGCTGTCGGTCGCCCAGGATCGCCTCGCCGAAAAGACCCTGTTCCGGGCCTCCGGCCTGAATACCCCGGATTTCGAACCGGTCGACAACCGCGACGACCTGGTTCGCGCCGTAGCGCGCATCGGCGCCCCGGCCATCCTCAAGACCCGCCGCCTCGGTTACGACGGCAAGGGCCAGTTCCGCCTGAAAACGGCTGACGACATCGACGCCGCCTGGGCCGCCCTGGGCGAGGCCGCCGCGTCGGTGGGGCTGATCCTGGAGGCCTTCGTGCCGTTCGACCGTGAGCTGTCGGTCGTGGCCGTGCGTGGTCGCGATGGTGCGTTCCGCACCTGGCCGCTGACCCGTAACTGGCACGTCGATGGCGTGCTTTCTCTCAGCCTGGCGCCGGCTCCCGGTACCTCGGATGCGCTGGAGCAGGCCGCGATCAGCCACGCCCGCACCATCGCCGAAACGCTCGACTACGTCGGTGTCTTCGCCCTGGAACTGTTTGTCTGTGGCGCCGAGTTGCTGGGTAACGAGATGGCGCCTCGCGTCCACAACTCGGGGCACTGGACCATCGAAGGCGCCCACACCAGCCAGTTCGAGAACCACGTGCGGGCCGTCCTCGGCCTGCCGCTGGGCGATACCGGCGTGCGCGGTGCCAGCGCCATGCTCAACTGGATCGGCGACATGCCCGATCCGACCCCGGTCCTGATGGTTGCCGACGGCCATTGGCACGACTACGGCAAGGAAGCGCGCCCCGGCCGCAAGGTCGGCCACGCCACCCTCTGCGCCCCGGATGCCGGCAGCCTGCGGACGAAGCTCGCCGCCGCCGGTGCCGCCCTGGGCCGCGACGAGCAGGTAGCCCCGGCCGTCGACCTGCTCGGATAG
- a CDS encoding superoxide dismutase — translation MAIELPPLPYEKNALEPHISAETLEFHYGKHHQTYVTNLNNLIKGTEFEGKDLVDIVKASSGGIFNNAAQVWNHTFYWNSMRAPGGAEPPAKLADALTKAFGGVDKFKEEFAKSAAGNFGSGWTWLVQRPDGSLAIVNTSNAATPITGSDKPLFTADVWEHAYYIDYRNARPKYLEAFWNLVNWDFAAKNLA, via the coding sequence ATGGCGATCGAACTTCCCCCGCTTCCCTACGAGAAGAACGCCCTGGAGCCGCACATCTCCGCCGAAACCCTCGAGTTTCATTACGGTAAGCACCACCAGACCTACGTCACGAACCTCAATAACCTGATCAAGGGAACGGAGTTCGAGGGCAAGGATCTGGTCGATATCGTGAAGGCCTCGTCCGGCGGCATCTTCAACAACGCCGCCCAGGTCTGGAACCACACGTTCTACTGGAACTCGATGCGCGCCCCCGGCGGTGCCGAGCCGCCGGCCAAGCTTGCCGACGCCCTGACCAAGGCCTTTGGCGGCGTGGACAAGTTCAAGGAAGAGTTCGCCAAGAGCGCGGCCGGCAACTTCGGTTCGGGCTGGACCTGGCTGGTGCAGCGCCCGGACGGCTCCCTGGCTATCGTCAACACCTCCAACGCCGCCACCCCGATCACCGGCAGCGACAAGCCGCTGTTCACCGCGGACGTGTGGGAACACGCCTACTACATCGACTACCGCAACGCCCGCCCGAAGTACCTGGAAGCGTTCTGGAACCTGGTCAACTGGGACTTTGCGGCGAAGAACCTCGCCTGA
- the grxD gene encoding Grx4 family monothiol glutaredoxin has product MDVVDEIKAIVAAHPIVLFMKGTPEFPTCGFSDRAVKALEAAGANFFSVNVLADPRVRAGLPHYSNWPTFPQLFLLGEFIGGCDIVEDLHAAGELKRMAVEVAGAES; this is encoded by the coding sequence ATGGACGTCGTAGACGAGATCAAGGCCATCGTAGCGGCGCACCCCATCGTGCTTTTCATGAAAGGCACGCCGGAATTCCCTACCTGTGGCTTCTCCGATCGCGCCGTGAAGGCGCTCGAGGCGGCAGGTGCGAACTTCTTCTCGGTCAACGTATTGGCGGATCCACGCGTGCGCGCGGGCCTGCCGCATTATTCCAACTGGCCGACCTTCCCGCAGTTGTTCCTGCTGGGAGAATTCATTGGCGGCTGCGACATCGTCGAAGACCTCCACGCCGCGGGCGAACTCAAGCGCATGGCGGTGGAAGTCGCCGGAGCCGAATCGTGA
- a CDS encoding SDR family NAD(P)-dependent oxidoreductase, whose protein sequence is MSAWSSVGLPEGWAPAPGSLAGRVIVVTGATGGLGGETAKAVARAGATVVITGRKVRSLEKLYDEVVALGGAEPVIHPLDLESATPNDYAALADGLEKEFGRLDGVVHAAAHFNELTPIAMHKPDDWLRAMQVNVSAPFALTQACMPLLTKADDSAVVFVFDDADLVSRAHWGGYGVSKAAVERMAAVLHAENGKGSMRVHALLPAPMRTALRRAAYYGENTLERPLPTASAEAIVYLLSGAGADARGAVLDIRNTH, encoded by the coding sequence GTGAGTGCATGGTCGTCCGTGGGGCTGCCCGAAGGCTGGGCGCCGGCACCGGGCTCGCTGGCCGGTCGCGTGATCGTCGTCACCGGTGCGACAGGAGGCCTGGGCGGCGAGACGGCAAAAGCCGTTGCGCGCGCGGGTGCGACCGTGGTCATCACCGGCCGCAAGGTTCGCTCGCTGGAAAAGCTCTATGACGAGGTGGTCGCGCTCGGCGGTGCCGAACCGGTCATCCATCCGCTGGACCTGGAAAGCGCCACGCCGAACGATTACGCCGCGCTCGCCGACGGTCTCGAAAAAGAATTCGGTCGGCTCGATGGCGTCGTTCATGCCGCCGCGCATTTCAACGAGTTGACGCCCATCGCCATGCACAAGCCGGACGACTGGCTGCGCGCGATGCAGGTGAATGTCTCCGCGCCCTTCGCACTGACGCAGGCCTGCATGCCCCTGCTGACGAAGGCCGACGACAGCGCGGTCGTCTTCGTGTTCGACGATGCCGATCTTGTCTCGCGCGCACACTGGGGCGGCTACGGCGTCTCCAAGGCGGCGGTCGAGCGCATGGCTGCCGTGCTGCATGCGGAAAACGGCAAGGGCAGCATGCGCGTGCATGCCTTGCTTCCCGCGCCCATGCGGACAGCGCTGCGCCGTGCGGCCTATTACGGCGAGAACACGCTGGAACGGCCGCTGCCGACAGCCTCGGCCGAAGCCATCGTTTACCTGCTCTCCGGTGCCGGCGCGGATGCGCGCGGTGCCGTACTCGATATTCGCAACACCCACTGA
- a CDS encoding YhgN family NAAT transporter, whose product MTTLSAGILLFLIMDPLGNIPLFLALLKDVPPQRRRKVMVRELLIALAVLIGFLLGGQYILKVLQLRQESVSIGGGIVLFLIGIRMVFPPVEGGVFGKQGEGEPFIVPMAIPGVAGPSAMAALLLLTNSQPGRTAEWGIALFLAWLATAVILLSSTFLFKWLGESVLTALERLMGMLLIALSVQMFLTGLSAYLHIAV is encoded by the coding sequence ATGACGACGTTGTCCGCGGGCATCCTGCTGTTCCTGATCATGGATCCGTTGGGCAACATCCCGTTGTTCCTCGCCCTGCTCAAGGACGTGCCGCCACAGCGCCGCCGCAAGGTGATGGTGCGCGAGTTGCTGATCGCCCTTGCCGTGCTCATCGGCTTCCTGCTCGGCGGCCAGTACATCCTCAAGGTGCTGCAGTTGCGCCAGGAGTCCGTCAGCATCGGCGGCGGTATCGTGCTGTTCCTGATCGGCATCCGCATGGTGTTTCCGCCCGTCGAGGGCGGCGTGTTCGGCAAGCAGGGGGAGGGCGAGCCCTTCATCGTGCCCATGGCCATCCCTGGTGTAGCCGGCCCGTCGGCCATGGCGGCCTTGCTGCTGCTGACCAACTCGCAGCCCGGCCGCACGGCGGAGTGGGGCATCGCCCTGTTCCTGGCCTGGCTGGCAACCGCGGTCATCCTGCTCAGCTCGACCTTCCTGTTCAAATGGCTGGGCGAAAGTGTTCTCACGGCACTCGAGCGCCTGATGGGCATGCTGCTGATCGCCTTGTCGGTCCAGATGTTCCTGACCGGACTCTCCGCCTACCTGCACATTGCCGTATGA
- a CDS encoding GNAT family N-acyltransferase, translating into MLSIDQTLAERIPWLDQHPLLRKPLVGMLEKLAHETRFNKTLDHAGSALGFDFCERTLDYLGVSCRITERERENIPVEGPLLVVANHPLGMVDAIALLQMIGTVRRDVRILGNDVLAAVPQLGPLLLPVDVFGKGGASKMRGIFRSIEAGEVLVIFPAGEVSRMGATGVRDSKWSDGFARIAMRTGVPVLPVHIAARNSAMFYGVSMLAKPLSTAMLPREATSGKQRVGFRIGKLVDAEELKKLSGGSPEQAAKLMRRHVYRVGRGRDLVFGGQTPLAHPEPIERVVAELDKAEFLADLPDGKRILLLQGSQDSAALREIGRLRELTFRRVGEGTGKRRDLDAYDPYYEHLVLWDPKALRIVGSYRFGHGGRLIAERGLSSLYTSSLFDYSPALESRLSQGLEAGRSFVAPAYWRSRALDHLWQGIGLYLQRHPDLHYVFGPVSMSVSMPREAREWITVAHQHFFGVEGLAAARIPFVVPGATSEAIRAELAGLDPAAGLGKLKHRLDALGVSLPVLYRQYVDLVEPSGVQFLAFGEDPDFSGCVDGLVMLDLASLKPAKRSRYLGKNA; encoded by the coding sequence ATGCTGAGCATCGATCAGACCCTGGCCGAGCGCATTCCCTGGCTGGACCAGCACCCCCTTCTCCGCAAGCCCCTTGTCGGCATGCTGGAAAAGCTGGCCCACGAGACACGTTTCAACAAGACACTCGACCATGCCGGTTCGGCGCTGGGTTTCGACTTCTGCGAACGCACGCTGGACTATCTCGGCGTCAGCTGTCGCATCACCGAGCGCGAGCGCGAGAACATTCCCGTCGAGGGACCGCTGCTCGTCGTCGCCAATCATCCACTCGGCATGGTCGACGCGATCGCCCTGCTGCAGATGATCGGTACGGTGCGGCGCGACGTGCGCATCCTCGGTAACGATGTCCTCGCGGCCGTGCCGCAACTGGGTCCGCTGCTGTTGCCGGTGGACGTTTTTGGCAAGGGTGGTGCCTCGAAGATGCGCGGTATTTTCCGCAGCATCGAGGCAGGCGAAGTCCTGGTGATCTTCCCGGCCGGCGAAGTGTCCCGCATGGGCGCGACCGGCGTGCGCGACAGCAAGTGGTCCGACGGATTCGCCCGCATCGCCATGCGTACGGGCGTGCCCGTGTTGCCCGTGCATATCGCCGCGCGCAATTCGGCCATGTTCTACGGCGTGTCCATGCTGGCCAAACCACTCAGCACCGCGATGCTTCCGCGTGAAGCGACCTCGGGCAAGCAACGCGTCGGTTTCCGCATCGGCAAGCTCGTCGACGCCGAGGAGCTCAAGAAGCTCAGCGGTGGTTCGCCCGAGCAGGCCGCCAAGCTCATGCGTCGCCATGTGTACCGCGTGGGTCGTGGCCGCGATCTCGTGTTCGGCGGACAGACGCCGCTGGCGCATCCGGAGCCGATCGAGCGAGTGGTCGCCGAACTGGACAAGGCTGAATTTCTTGCGGATCTGCCGGACGGCAAGCGCATCCTGCTCTTGCAGGGGTCGCAAGATAGTGCTGCCTTGCGTGAGATCGGCCGCCTGCGTGAACTTACGTTTCGCCGGGTGGGCGAGGGTACCGGCAAGCGCCGTGACCTCGATGCCTACGACCCGTACTACGAGCATCTGGTGCTGTGGGACCCGAAGGCCCTGCGCATCGTCGGTTCGTACCGCTTCGGTCACGGCGGCCGTCTGATTGCCGAGCGCGGTCTGTCGTCGCTCTACACCTCAAGTCTTTTCGATTACTCCCCCGCGCTCGAATCGCGCCTGTCGCAAGGTCTCGAAGCGGGTCGTAGTTTCGTCGCACCGGCCTACTGGCGCTCACGGGCGCTCGACCATCTGTGGCAGGGCATCGGCCTCTATCTGCAGCGGCATCCGGACCTGCACTACGTGTTCGGACCGGTGAGCATGTCGGTCAGCATGCCGCGTGAAGCGCGCGAGTGGATCACGGTCGCGCACCAACATTTCTTTGGCGTTGAAGGCCTTGCGGCTGCGCGTATTCCCTTCGTCGTGCCTGGTGCCACCAGCGAGGCGATCCGTGCCGAGTTGGCCGGTCTCGATCCGGCGGCCGGCCTGGGCAAGCTCAAACACCGCCTCGACGCCCTCGGCGTCTCGCTGCCGGTGCTCTACCGTCAATACGTCGATCTGGTCGAGCCTTCGGGCGTCCAATTTCTTGCGTTTGGCGAGGATCCGGACTTCTCCGGATGCGTAGACGGCCTCGTAATGTTGGATCTGGCTTCCCTGAAACCTGCGAAGCGATCCCGGTATCTCGGTAAAAACGCTTAA
- a CDS encoding TonB-dependent receptor has translation MNSRIRAKLLPLAIASLLAAPAFAQETSSTISGRVLDAAGQPVANATVQIVHEPSGTTKVATTDASGRYSAQGLRVGGPFDVTATKDGTPSAKQDNVYLSLGADTAVNLTVGGANVADATALTGVTVSAVAGQFNSENKGLATNISQRELKTVPTPSRNIGDIARRDPRVNVDHGTGAISANGQNTRANSIKVDGLGVGDPFGLNSTGMPTVGSPVSLDTIDQFSISTANYDVTSDTIGAEINAVTKSGTNDFHGSVYYAYKNANDMVGKAGWLNQNRDYTEFDRNWTAGATFGGPIIKDKLFFFVGYEKEDVTGLSSGAVNGLDASLVNSTTNKVSTNDLNRAIAAANGLGLVPGTTGANAGTLEDKRYIGKIDWNITDGHRANFAYSQTKEGKPNPQGNGTSSIGLSSYWYNVNTNIKNYTLQGFDDWSDVFSSETKIGYSDYQLDRSVTNQQPQITLRVNNGLVTTGPVINLGEDQFSHYNSASVKSLNALWVGTLYLGDHTIKGGVEWERNRIYNLFGRTEFGAYTFNGIDNFQKGLYTNYALYQPAPGYSLNDIAAQWELRRHTFFLQDTWQVNDNLSVQAGFRVNKYLTDDKPLYNATFQQKFGFSNANTINGSQLVEPRMSFNYTFDSEYKTQLRGGVGLFQSDPPTVWMTNPYQNNGINIVTYSYDRTTPTGNICKLGTQNVACPQFNSNPLAQNTSGPGTVPQMAVDTVDKNFQLPSVWKSSIAFDRELPWDGIIASIEYQHLDVRDGILYQNLNIGAPTGLLPDGRYTYSGCIGGASPLGGPTGFACGANPTGNNNATANTRARADGRFAQGVTYLTNTSKGGADSVTLSFTKPMANGWSWSIAATGGHSTEVNPGTSSQATSNFSNSAWTNPNEDKASTSNTNIGKRLNASLTWQHNFFGDYATTISAFYDGHDGVPYSWIFSNDANGDSYSKDLAYIPNKGDVILRNATGGVASQALQDQFYNFIQSDDYLRKNQGKIARRNGAQSAWVNQIDLSLSQEIPGIFKGNKGEIRLDVYNFLNVLKKSWGEQYYVGFPYTRNLAAFGGVDPSTGKYIYQLPTDANGNFQPGLKGYYDAPTDNSATKVNPVSRWSAMLTVRYTF, from the coding sequence ATGAATAGTCGTATCCGCGCCAAACTTCTGCCGCTCGCGATCGCATCGCTGCTCGCGGCACCTGCCTTTGCGCAGGAAACGTCCTCTACGATCAGCGGCCGTGTTCTCGATGCCGCCGGCCAGCCGGTAGCTAACGCCACCGTGCAGATCGTGCATGAGCCTTCAGGCACGACCAAGGTCGCCACCACCGACGCTAGCGGCCGTTACTCGGCTCAGGGTCTGCGCGTCGGCGGCCCGTTCGACGTGACTGCGACCAAGGACGGCACGCCGTCGGCGAAGCAGGACAACGTGTATCTCTCGCTTGGCGCCGACACCGCCGTTAACTTGACCGTGGGTGGCGCTAACGTCGCCGACGCGACCGCACTGACCGGCGTCACCGTGTCCGCCGTCGCCGGCCAGTTCAACTCCGAGAACAAGGGTCTCGCCACCAACATCTCGCAGCGCGAGCTGAAGACCGTTCCGACGCCGAGCCGCAATATCGGTGATATCGCGCGCCGCGATCCACGCGTGAATGTCGATCACGGCACCGGCGCGATCTCGGCCAACGGCCAGAACACCCGCGCGAACAGCATCAAGGTCGACGGCCTGGGCGTGGGCGACCCGTTCGGCCTGAACTCGACGGGCATGCCGACGGTTGGCTCGCCGGTATCGCTCGACACGATCGACCAGTTCAGCATCTCGACCGCCAACTACGACGTCACCTCCGACACCATCGGTGCGGAAATCAACGCGGTCACCAAGTCGGGCACGAACGATTTCCACGGCTCGGTCTATTACGCGTACAAGAACGCGAACGACATGGTCGGCAAGGCGGGCTGGCTCAACCAGAACCGCGACTACACCGAGTTCGATCGCAACTGGACGGCCGGTGCGACCTTCGGTGGCCCGATCATCAAGGACAAGCTGTTCTTCTTCGTCGGTTACGAAAAGGAAGACGTCACAGGCCTCAGCTCGGGTGCCGTCAACGGCCTCGACGCCTCGCTGGTCAACTCGACAACGAACAAGGTGTCGACCAACGACCTGAATCGCGCGATTGCCGCCGCGAACGGTCTCGGCCTCGTGCCGGGTACGACGGGCGCCAATGCCGGCACGCTGGAAGACAAGCGCTACATCGGCAAGATCGACTGGAACATCACCGACGGTCACCGTGCCAACTTCGCTTACTCGCAGACGAAGGAAGGCAAGCCGAACCCGCAGGGTAACGGCACGTCGTCGATCGGCCTGTCCAGCTACTGGTACAACGTCAACACCAACATCAAGAACTACACGCTGCAGGGCTTCGATGACTGGAGCGACGTGTTCTCGTCGGAAACCAAGATCGGCTACAGCGATTACCAGCTCGATCGTTCGGTGACGAACCAGCAGCCGCAGATCACCCTGCGCGTGAACAACGGCCTGGTGACCACCGGTCCGGTGATCAACCTCGGCGAAGACCAGTTCAGCCATTACAACTCGGCCTCGGTGAAGTCGCTGAACGCGCTCTGGGTCGGCACGCTGTACCTCGGAGACCACACCATCAAGGGTGGCGTGGAGTGGGAGCGCAATCGCATCTATAACCTGTTCGGCCGTACGGAATTCGGTGCCTATACGTTCAACGGCATCGATAACTTCCAGAAGGGCCTGTACACGAACTATGCGTTGTACCAGCCTGCGCCGGGCTATAGCCTCAACGATATCGCCGCCCAGTGGGAGCTGCGTCGCCACACGTTCTTCCTGCAGGATACGTGGCAGGTCAACGATAACTTGTCCGTGCAGGCCGGTTTCCGGGTGAATAAGTACCTCACCGACGACAAGCCGCTCTACAACGCGACGTTCCAGCAGAAGTTCGGCTTCAGCAACGCCAACACGATCAACGGCAGCCAGCTGGTCGAGCCGCGCATGTCGTTCAACTACACCTTCGACAGCGAGTACAAGACCCAGCTGCGCGGTGGCGTTGGCCTTTTCCAGTCCGATCCGCCGACCGTGTGGATGACGAACCCGTACCAGAACAACGGTATCAACATCGTCACGTACTCCTACGATCGCACGACCCCTACGGGCAATATCTGCAAGCTCGGTACGCAGAACGTCGCATGTCCGCAGTTCAACTCGAACCCGCTCGCCCAGAACACGAGCGGCCCGGGTACCGTGCCGCAGATGGCTGTCGACACGGTCGACAAGAACTTCCAGCTGCCGAGCGTCTGGAAGTCCTCGATCGCGTTTGACCGCGAATTGCCGTGGGACGGCATCATCGCCAGCATCGAGTACCAGCACCTCGACGTGCGCGATGGCATCCTCTATCAGAACCTGAACATTGGTGCTCCCACCGGCCTGCTGCCGGACGGCCGGTACACTTACTCGGGATGCATTGGTGGTGCCTCACCGCTGGGTGGCCCGACGGGCTTCGCCTGCGGAGCGAATCCGACCGGTAACAACAACGCCACGGCCAATACCCGTGCTCGTGCCGATGGTCGCTTTGCCCAGGGTGTGACTTACCTGACCAACACCAGCAAGGGCGGTGCCGACTCGGTGACGCTGTCGTTCACCAAGCCGATGGCCAATGGTTGGTCGTGGAGCATCGCGGCGACCGGCGGTCACTCGACCGAAGTCAATCCGGGCACCTCGAGCCAGGCGACGTCGAACTTCTCCAACAGTGCCTGGACCAACCCGAACGAAGACAAGGCCTCCACGTCCAACACGAACATCGGCAAGCGCCTCAATGCTTCGCTGACGTGGCAGCACAACTTCTTCGGCGACTACGCCACCACCATCAGCGCGTTCTACGACGGCCATGACGGCGTGCCGTACAGCTGGATCTTCTCGAACGATGCCAATGGCGACAGCTACTCGAAGGACCTTGCGTACATCCCGAACAAGGGCGACGTGATCCTGCGCAACGCTACCGGCGGTGTCGCATCCCAGGCGTTGCAGGACCAGTTCTACAACTTCATCCAGAGCGACGACTACCTGCGTAAAAACCAGGGCAAGATCGCCAGGCGCAACGGCGCGCAGTCGGCCTGGGTCAACCAGATCGACCTGAGCCTGAGCCAGGAAATTCCGGGCATCTTCAAGGGCAACAAGGGCGAGATTCGCCTGGACGTCTACAACTTCCTGAATGTCCTGAAGAAGTCGTGGGGCGAGCAGTACTACGTGGGCTTCCCGTATACCCGTAACCTCGCAGCGTTTGGCGGTGTGGACCCGTCCACCGGCAAGTACATCTACCAGCTGCCGACCGATGCGAACGGCAACTTCCAGCCGGGCCTGAAGGGCTATTACGACGCCCCGACGGACAACAGTGCAACCAAGGTCAATCCGGTTTCGCGCTGGTCGGCGATGCTGACGGTTCGCTACACGTTCTAA
- the ppnN gene encoding nucleotide 5'-monophosphate nucleosidase PpnN has translation MNANQFGEPVSGKTVSARVSPAGGLDILSRNEVARLRDASGSGLHQLLRGCALAVLTSGNLSDDPGTMFGKYPDFDIQVLQEDRGIKIELKNAPEQAFVDGRIIRGINELLVAVVRDIVYVSTQLEAGAFDLDDSVGITHAVFEILRNSRILRPQIDPNLVVCWGGHSISRDEYEYTKRVGYQLGLRAMDICTGCGPGAMKGPMKGATIAHAKQRRKGNRYIGVTEPGIIAAESPNPIVNNLVIMPDIEKRLEAFVRLGHGIIVFPGGVGTAEEILYMLGILLLPKNKGIPFPLIFTGPKNSASYFEQIDRFLRLALGDEIATHYKIIIDDPAAVAHAMVTGIDKVRNHRLDNKDAFFFNWALDIPLPFQQPFRPTHEAMAGLALHRDRPRHELAADLRRAFSGIVAGNVKEEGVRAIEQFGPFVIDGEPEIMRALDDLLKAFVEQHRMKLPGGTAYEPCYVVRT, from the coding sequence ATGAATGCCAATCAGTTCGGGGAGCCGGTATCCGGCAAGACGGTCAGTGCCCGCGTTTCGCCGGCCGGCGGCCTCGATATCCTTTCCCGCAACGAGGTCGCGCGCCTGCGCGATGCCAGCGGGTCCGGGTTGCACCAGCTGCTGCGCGGTTGCGCGCTGGCGGTACTGACATCGGGCAACCTTTCGGACGATCCCGGCACCATGTTCGGGAAGTATCCGGACTTCGACATCCAGGTGCTGCAGGAAGACCGCGGCATCAAGATCGAGCTGAAGAATGCGCCGGAACAGGCCTTCGTCGATGGCCGCATCATTCGCGGTATCAACGAGCTGCTGGTCGCCGTCGTGCGCGACATCGTCTACGTGTCGACGCAGCTGGAAGCGGGCGCGTTCGATCTGGACGACAGCGTGGGCATCACGCATGCCGTGTTCGAGATCCTGCGCAACTCGCGCATCCTGCGTCCGCAGATCGATCCCAACCTGGTGGTCTGCTGGGGCGGCCATTCGATCTCGCGCGACGAATATGAATACACCAAGCGGGTGGGTTACCAGCTCGGCCTGCGTGCCATGGATATCTGCACGGGTTGCGGTCCGGGTGCGATGAAGGGCCCGATGAAGGGCGCGACCATCGCCCACGCCAAGCAGCGTCGCAAGGGTAACCGTTACATCGGCGTAACCGAGCCGGGGATCATCGCCGCGGAGTCGCCGAACCCGATCGTGAACAACCTGGTGATCATGCCGGACATCGAGAAGCGTCTCGAGGCCTTCGTGCGTCTCGGTCACGGCATCATCGTGTTCCCGGGCGGCGTCGGCACGGCGGAAGAAATCCTCTACATGCTCGGCATCCTGTTGCTGCCGAAAAACAAGGGTATTCCGTTCCCGCTGATCTTCACCGGCCCGAAGAACTCGGCCTCGTATTTCGAGCAGATCGATCGCTTCCTGCGACTGGCGCTCGGCGACGAGATTGCCACGCATTACAAGATCATCATCGACGATCCGGCTGCCGTGGCGCATGCCATGGTCACGGGCATCGACAAGGTGCGTAACCATCGTCTCGACAACAAGGACGCGTTTTTCTTCAACTGGGCGCTGGATATCCCGCTGCCGTTCCAGCAGCCGTTCCGGCCCACCCACGAGGCGATGGCGGGCCTTGCCCTGCATCGTGACCGACCGCGCCACGAGCTCGCCGCCGACCTGCGTCGTGCGTTCTCGGGCATCGTTGCCGGTAACGTCAAGGAAGAGGGCGTGCGCGCCATCGAGCAGTTCGGCCCGTTCGTCATCGACGGCGAGCCGGAGATCATGCGTGCGCTGGACGACCTGTTGAAGGCCTTCGTCGAACAGCATCGCATGAAGCTTCCCGGTGGCACGGCTTACGAGCCGTGCTACGTCGTGCGTACGTAA
- a CDS encoding DUF3309 family protein: protein MLVTILLVILILALVGGLPTWGYSRSWGYGPSGGIGVILAIILICWLLGVF from the coding sequence ATGCTCGTTACCATCCTGCTCGTCATCCTCATCCTCGCCCTCGTCGGCGGCCTTCCCACCTGGGGCTACTCGCGCTCGTGGGGTTATGGTCCGAGCGGTGGTATCGGCGTTATCCTCGCCATCATCCTGATCTGCTGGTTGCTCGGCGTCTTCTGA